The following proteins are co-located in the Silene latifolia isolate original U9 population chromosome 1, ASM4854445v1, whole genome shotgun sequence genome:
- the LOC141587228 gene encoding F-box/kelch-repeat protein At3g17530-like yields MSSIDDQQKQFILPIGHPQFLAVTAKHSVVETMKNSNNPAISSNLRQISETLSNIHQQFTTNISESKYLPPEVWTLILSTLPAKTLLKFRCVCKSWCSIIDDPDFIQLQFRLCKINSGNNQLLVSLEGLGRNRDKGCLLTVCQPETLQSTGLIFSKSDSYRYRILSSCNGLLLVVQHRPDGSHIELRLWNPCLRKSFLLPTCPLHNHNCWYLLGFAPDSKDFKVVALTFEKRLGIRPRKMLFVVYSLHDQLWTIRNLNTTSVTCIAVLYSLSKALFFRRAAYWLAKNDYQRDEPTHLGSFDFEKENIDFLELPFSLDETGFYRLLFLLGESLAVFSISKVTSSIWVLEQDNEKGPWTLWFSGKSTSDAYQLFFDCIIRHIKLFYIGSDGGFFVCGDKAYNIASCQVKKLISTPSFYFQLEAYSESLVLFKESGARDLRDFP; encoded by the coding sequence ATGTCCAGTATAGACGACCAACAGAAGCAATTTATATTACCAATCGGTCATCCCCAATTTCTTGCTGTTACTGCCAAGCACAGTGTTGTGGAAACAATGAAGAACAGTAATAATCCCGCAATTTCCTCAAATCTGCGGCAGATTTCAGAAACTTTATCAAACATTCACCAACAATTCACCACCAATATTTCAGAATCTAAGTACTTACCCCCCGAAGTTTGGACTCTGATTTTATCAACATTGCCGGCGAAAACCCTATTAAAATTCAGGTGCGTATGTAAATCTTGGTGCTCTATTATCGATGACCCTGATTTCATTCAATTACAGTTTCGACTTTGCAAAATCAATTCTGGGAATAATCAATTATTGGTTTCCCTCGAGGGTTTGGGGCGCAATCGAGATAAAGGGTGTTTGTTGACAGTTTGTCAGCCTGAAACACTTCAAAGCACCGGTCTCATTTTTAGTAAATCTGATTCGTACCGCTACCGTATTTTAAGTAGCTGTAATGGGTTGCTGTTAGTGGTACAACATCGCCCTGATGGTTCTCATATAGAATTGAGATTGTGGAACCCTTGTCTTCGCAAATCGTTTCTACTTCCTACTTGCCCACTCCACAATCACAATTGTTGGTATTTGTTAGGGTTTGCCCCTGATAGTAAGGATTTTAAAGTGGTTGCATTaacatttgaaaaacgtttggGTATACGGCCTAGGAAGATGCTTTTTGTAGTTTATTCACTCCATGATCAACTATGGACTATTAGAAATCTGAACACTACTTCCGTTACTTGTATCGCTGTGCTTTATTCTCTGTCAAAAGCTTTGTTCTTTCGAAGAGCAGCATACTGGCTTGCAAAAAATGATTACCAAAGGGATGAACCAACTCATCTTGGTTCCTTTGATTTTGAAAAGGAAAATATCGACTTTTTGGAACTGCCATTTAGTTTGGACGAAACAGGCTTCTACAGGTTACTGTTTCTTCTTGGGGAGTCATTAGCCGTTTTTAGTATTTCCAAGGTAACTTCCAGCATATGGGTGTTAGAACAAGACAATGAAAAGGGGCCGTGGACTCTATGGTTTTCAGGGAAATCAACTTCAGATGCTTATCAATTGTTCTTCGACTGCATTATTCGTCATATAAAGTTGTTCTATATTGGGAGTGATGGTGGCTTTTTTGTTTGCGGGGACAAGGCTTATAATATAGCTAGTTGCCAAGTAAAGAAGTTGATAAGTACACCGAGCTTCTATTTTCAACTGGAAGCGTATTCCGAGAGCTTGGTGTTGTTCAA